A region of Actinobacillus porcitonsillarum DNA encodes the following proteins:
- the ruvA gene encoding Holliday junction branch migration protein RuvA — protein MIGRLHGKIIEKQPPEMLLDVQGVGYELLLPMTSFYNLPQIGEDTTIFTHLVVREDAHLLFGFAQKQDRTLFRELIKTNGVGPKLALAILSAMSVSQFASAVENEELAKLTKIPGIGRKTAERLLVELKGKFKGLSQTDLFVEQPHETIMASSAEPSDEARDALIALGYKPADAEKMIKKVNLVGATSEQLIREALKNAL, from the coding sequence ATGATCGGTCGATTACATGGCAAAATTATTGAAAAACAACCGCCTGAAATGCTGTTAGATGTTCAAGGTGTTGGCTACGAGCTACTTTTGCCGATGACAAGTTTCTATAATTTACCTCAAATTGGCGAAGATACAACCATCTTTACGCATTTAGTCGTGCGAGAAGATGCACATCTATTATTTGGCTTTGCCCAAAAGCAAGACAGAACGCTTTTTAGAGAGCTCATCAAAACGAATGGTGTTGGTCCTAAATTAGCCCTTGCCATTCTTTCTGCGATGTCGGTTTCTCAATTTGCCAGTGCGGTAGAAAACGAAGAATTAGCCAAACTCACAAAAATTCCAGGCATTGGACGGAAAACGGCAGAGCGGTTATTAGTTGAGTTAAAAGGCAAGTTTAAAGGCTTATCCCAAACAGACTTATTTGTTGAACAACCTCATGAAACCATCATGGCATCATCTGCTGAACCGAGTGATGAAGCCCGTGATGCTCTCATTGCCTTAGGATATAAGCCTGCTGATGCAGAAAAAATGATCAAAAAAGTCAATCTGGTAGGTGCAACAAGCGAACAACTTATTCGAGAGGCGTTAAAGAACGCGCTATAA
- the thiL gene encoding thiamine-phosphate kinase, translating to MGEFDLIQQYFSKPSQRADVSLSIGDDCAVTQIGANDTLAITTDTLVCGTHFLPNISASDLAYKSVAVNLSDLAAMGASPAWISLALTLPKIQHNWLAEFSQSLFAILNRYHVDLIGGDTTQGHLSLTLTAQGILPKGKGLFRHKAQIGDWIFVSGTLGDSAAGLDLLLKNGNLSTESYRYLVQRHLRPTPRVELGLALNAFSCCAIDISDGLLADLGHILKKSQVGAELYLEGLPLSQHLLSVYENQAEQFALTGGEDYELCFTVSNDNREKMEQTLRSQGIKVTCIGKITPSTSGLILYKNHQIVPLPQQGGFDHFK from the coding sequence ATGGGCGAATTTGATCTTATCCAACAGTATTTTAGCAAGCCTTCACAACGTGCAGATGTCTCTCTCTCTATTGGCGATGATTGTGCTGTTACCCAAATCGGGGCAAATGATACTCTCGCAATAACTACGGATACACTTGTATGCGGCACTCACTTTTTGCCAAATATCTCTGCATCTGATCTTGCCTATAAAAGCGTTGCGGTAAATTTAAGTGATCTTGCCGCAATGGGAGCATCTCCGGCATGGATTTCACTTGCACTAACTTTACCTAAGATCCAACATAATTGGTTGGCTGAATTTAGCCAAAGTTTATTTGCTATTTTAAATCGGTACCATGTTGATTTAATTGGTGGCGATACGACACAAGGTCATCTCTCACTCACACTTACTGCGCAAGGCATATTGCCAAAAGGAAAGGGCCTCTTTCGCCACAAAGCTCAAATTGGCGATTGGATTTTTGTTTCGGGCACATTAGGCGATAGCGCAGCCGGTTTAGATCTCTTATTAAAAAATGGTAATTTATCCACCGAATCTTACCGCTATTTAGTACAAAGACATCTTCGTCCAACACCTCGTGTTGAGCTAGGACTGGCGTTAAATGCTTTTTCTTGCTGTGCGATAGACATTTCCGATGGACTACTTGCCGATTTAGGGCATATTTTAAAGAAAAGCCAAGTTGGTGCCGAACTTTACCTTGAAGGGCTGCCGCTTTCTCAACACTTGCTTTCAGTCTATGAAAATCAAGCAGAACAATTTGCACTAACCGGTGGCGAAGATTACGAACTTTGCTTTACTGTGAGTAACGATAACCGTGAAAAAATGGAGCAAACCTTACGTTCTCAAGGTATTAAGGTCACTTGTATTGGAAAAATAACACCATCAACAAGCGGTCTTATTTTATATAAAAATCACCAAATCGTCCCCTTACCTCAACAAGGTGGATTTGATCACTTTAAATAG
- the ruvB gene encoding Holliday junction branch migration DNA helicase RuvB: MIEADRIISATPKREEEIIDRAIRPKLLADYVGQPSVCQQMEIFIQAAKLRNEALDHLLIFGPPGLGKTTLANIVANEMGVNIRTTSGPVLEKAGDLAAMLTNLEPYDVLFIDEIHRLSPAIEEVLYPAMEDYQLDIMIGEGPAARSIKLDLPPFTLIGATTRAGSLTSPLRDRFGIVQRLEFYGVDDLTSIVQRSANCLNLNLSESGAHEIARRSRGTPRIANRLLRRVRDYADVRNNGIISSEIAKQALSMLDVDAEGFDFMDIKLLEAIVDRFDGGPVGLDNLAAAIGEERDTIEDVLEPYLIQQGFLQRTPRGRIATQRTYEHLKKYR; the protein is encoded by the coding sequence ATGATTGAAGCAGATAGAATTATCAGCGCCACACCAAAGCGTGAAGAAGAAATTATTGATCGAGCTATTCGTCCGAAGCTCCTTGCAGATTACGTTGGCCAACCTTCTGTTTGCCAACAAATGGAAATTTTCATTCAAGCGGCAAAGCTACGGAATGAAGCTCTTGATCATTTGCTTATTTTTGGTCCACCGGGGCTCGGAAAAACAACACTGGCTAACATTGTCGCCAATGAAATGGGCGTAAACATTCGTACAACATCAGGCCCAGTGCTCGAAAAAGCGGGGGATTTAGCCGCTATGCTGACAAACCTTGAGCCTTATGATGTCCTTTTTATTGATGAAATTCACCGATTATCACCGGCAATAGAAGAAGTGCTCTACCCTGCCATGGAAGATTATCAGTTAGATATTATGATAGGCGAAGGCCCTGCCGCACGATCTATCAAACTCGATCTTCCGCCATTTACCTTGATCGGTGCCACAACACGAGCAGGCTCTTTAACGTCTCCGCTAAGAGATCGTTTCGGTATTGTGCAACGTCTAGAATTTTATGGCGTGGATGATCTCACGTCTATCGTTCAACGAAGTGCAAATTGCCTAAATTTAAACCTTTCTGAAAGCGGCGCCCATGAAATTGCTCGCCGTTCAAGAGGTACTCCTCGAATTGCGAACCGATTATTACGCCGAGTGCGTGATTATGCCGATGTACGTAATAATGGAATTATTAGTTCAGAAATTGCAAAGCAGGCATTATCTATGCTAGATGTTGATGCGGAAGGTTTCGATTTCATGGATATCAAACTACTTGAAGCGATTGTAGATCGCTTTGATGGAGGTCCTGTCGGTTTGGATAACCTTGCAGCTGCCATTGGCGAAGAACGAGATACGATTGAGGATGTTTTAGAGCCTTACCTTATCCAACAAGGCTTTTTACAACGGACTCCAAGAGGGCGCATTGCAACACAACGGACTTATGAGCATTTAAAAAAATATCGATAA
- a CDS encoding histidine phosphatase family protein, whose translation MALNIYLVRHGKTVWNIEGRLQGSGDSPLVEEGIEGARKAGKALQHIPFSAAYSSMQKRAQDTANFILAENQHKNIPHFHHKGLNEFDFGSWEGTKSVDLYENDEYWVMKKTPAEYKAETNGGETYEQLYQRALTAFNHIAQVHQDHENVLIVAHGMTLTVLTAVLKGLHWSECRDETKHSFVINTAINIAQVENGQVSLIEFNNVEHLA comes from the coding sequence ATGGCATTGAACATTTATTTAGTTCGACATGGCAAAACGGTGTGGAACATCGAGGGGCGATTACAAGGCTCGGGAGATTCCCCGTTGGTTGAAGAAGGAATTGAAGGGGCAAGAAAAGCGGGAAAAGCGCTTCAACATATCCCTTTTTCGGCGGCTTATTCAAGCATGCAAAAACGTGCACAAGATACAGCGAATTTCATTTTGGCGGAAAATCAGCACAAAAATATTCCTCATTTTCATCACAAGGGCTTAAATGAATTTGATTTTGGCAGTTGGGAAGGAACCAAATCCGTAGATTTATATGAGAATGATGAATATTGGGTTATGAAAAAAACGCCGGCAGAGTATAAAGCTGAAACGAACGGAGGAGAAACCTACGAACAACTTTATCAGCGTGCCTTAACGGCATTTAACCATATTGCTCAGGTACATCAAGATCATGAAAATGTGTTAATTGTCGCTCATGGCATGACGCTCACGGTTTTAACGGCAGTGTTAAAAGGTTTACATTGGTCGGAGTGCCGAGATGAAACAAAACATAGTTTTGTGATTAACACGGCGATCAATATTGCTCAAGTGGAGAATGGGCAGGTAAGTTTAATTGAATTTAATAACGTGGAACATTTAGCTTAA
- a CDS encoding LysE family transporter: MLTILFIHLVGLASPGPDFFYVVKQSASHSNKAGFLAATGISLGIIFWAAFAIFGLAWLKHSAGEIIQYIIMLLGGSYLIYIGLKMIKSTQNAQFNENKQNLIVLRPFTEIRKGLMINIFNAKAGVYFTSVISAFLGNFTETIQLFELLFLFVISTFIYFCLVAFLFSRKPVRLFYTKYSRYIDNIAGVIFIAFGSKLIYDGISYFL; this comes from the coding sequence ATGCTGACAATTCTTTTTATTCATTTAGTAGGCTTAGCAAGCCCAGGTCCTGATTTTTTCTACGTGGTAAAACAATCTGCTAGTCATTCGAATAAGGCTGGTTTTCTTGCCGCAACGGGGATTTCTCTCGGGATTATCTTTTGGGCAGCATTTGCGATATTTGGGTTAGCATGGCTAAAACACAGTGCAGGCGAGATAATTCAATATATCATTATGCTCCTTGGTGGAAGCTATCTGATTTATATCGGTTTGAAGATGATAAAGAGCACGCAAAATGCGCAATTTAATGAAAATAAACAAAACCTTATTGTACTTCGTCCTTTCACTGAAATCAGAAAAGGGCTGATGATCAATATTTTTAATGCAAAAGCCGGCGTTTATTTCACCAGTGTTATTTCTGCTTTTTTAGGCAATTTTACAGAGACTATTCAACTCTTTGAACTTTTGTTTTTATTTGTGATTTCAACATTTATTTATTTCTGTTTAGTTGCATTTTTATTTTCACGCAAACCCGTAAGATTATTTTATACAAAATATAGTCGTTATATTGATAATATTGCCGGTGTAATTTTTATCGCGTTTGGCTCAAAATTAATTTATGACGGAATAAGTTACTTCCTTTAA
- a CDS encoding hemolysin family protein: protein MGLFEAILIILLLIIISAVISAAEISLAGARKLKLQAMVNEGDLRAEKVMKLQEQPGRFITVVQIGLNMVAIFGGVVGESAINPYFSQLFSQYTQAEWVDSAASWTAFALVTSSFVLFADLMPKRLAMTHPEKIAVRTIGIMSFSIFLFKPLVMFFDFIANMMFRVFGISTVRQDNMTTEDIVAVVDAGAKAGVLKTHEHYLIENVFEMQERRVTSTMTTRENIIFLDRTDNKEQVLQTIGEDPHSKLLICDNGLDKILGYVESHNLLTQYLKNESVSLTDQRLLRKPLFIPDTLSLYEVLELFKSAGEDFAVIVNEYALVVGIITLNDVMSIVMGELVSTEEEQIVRRDEDSWLIDGATPLEDVMKALDIESFPNPENYETIGGFMMYMLRKIPKKTDFVLYDQYKFEIIDTENFKIDQLMVSFRKDIKAE from the coding sequence ATGGGCTTATTTGAAGCAATCCTCATCATCTTATTACTCATCATTATCAGTGCTGTCATTTCTGCCGCTGAAATTTCATTAGCCGGTGCCAGAAAATTAAAACTACAAGCCATGGTAAATGAAGGCGATTTGCGTGCTGAAAAAGTCATGAAATTACAAGAGCAACCAGGGCGCTTTATTACCGTAGTGCAAATCGGCTTAAATATGGTGGCAATCTTTGGTGGGGTTGTGGGAGAAAGTGCGATCAATCCTTATTTTAGCCAACTGTTCTCACAATATACCCAAGCCGAATGGGTAGATAGTGCTGCCTCATGGACTGCCTTTGCGCTCGTTACTTCCTCATTTGTTTTATTTGCTGATCTGATGCCAAAAAGATTGGCGATGACTCATCCGGAAAAAATCGCAGTACGTACTATCGGTATCATGTCGTTTAGTATTTTTCTTTTTAAACCGCTTGTGATGTTTTTTGACTTTATTGCCAATATGATGTTTCGTGTATTTGGCATTTCAACCGTGCGCCAAGACAATATGACAACTGAAGATATTGTTGCCGTTGTTGATGCAGGGGCGAAAGCAGGGGTGCTAAAAACCCATGAACACTATCTCATTGAAAATGTCTTTGAGATGCAAGAGCGCCGTGTAACTTCAACCATGACGACACGTGAAAACATTATTTTTCTTGATCGCACCGATAATAAAGAACAAGTGCTTCAAACCATTGGCGAAGATCCACACTCTAAATTACTGATTTGTGATAATGGTTTAGATAAAATTTTAGGGTATGTCGAGTCACACAATTTACTGACCCAATACCTTAAAAACGAAAGTGTCTCACTCACGGATCAACGATTATTACGTAAGCCGCTTTTTATTCCTGATACACTTTCACTTTATGAAGTGCTTGAGCTATTTAAATCTGCCGGCGAAGATTTTGCCGTTATCGTCAATGAATACGCTTTGGTGGTCGGCATTATTACCTTAAATGATGTAATGAGCATTGTGATGGGAGAATTAGTTTCAACAGAAGAAGAACAAATTGTCCGCCGTGATGAAGATTCTTGGCTTATTGATGGTGCAACGCCTTTAGAGGACGTAATGAAAGCCTTAGATATCGAATCTTTCCCAAATCCGGAAAATTATGAGACGATTGGGGGCTTTATGATGTATATGCTACGAAAAATTCCGAAAAAAACGGATTTTGTTCTCTACGATCAATATAAGTTTGAAATTATTGATACGGAAAATTTCAAAATTGACCAGTTAATGGTTTCGTTTAGAAAAGATATTAAAGCCGAATAA
- a CDS encoding TIGR01621 family pseudouridine synthase: MSSHFTVCFQHPDFIVIDKPEGISVHKDNEATGLTERIALQLSVPQVWLVHRLDKATSGLLILALTKEAAVEFYHLFKQHKIQKTYWALSTAKPKKKQGKIVGDMKKSRNSAWKLCHTKENPAITQFTSQSVAPQLRWFTLNPHTGRTHQLRVAMKSLGSPILGDSLYGGEKADRLYLHAYQLEFEYQNTHFCIQTPPTSGLIWQKIYQNTL; encoded by the coding sequence ATGTCCTCCCATTTTACAGTCTGCTTCCAGCACCCTGATTTTATTGTCATTGATAAACCTGAAGGTATTAGCGTACATAAAGATAACGAAGCCACAGGGCTTACAGAACGTATTGCACTGCAACTCAGTGTTCCGCAAGTTTGGCTTGTTCATCGTCTTGATAAAGCGACTTCCGGTTTGCTGATTCTCGCTTTAACAAAAGAGGCGGCGGTTGAGTTTTATCACTTATTTAAGCAACACAAAATTCAAAAAACCTATTGGGCACTCAGTACAGCAAAACCTAAAAAGAAACAGGGAAAAATTGTTGGCGATATGAAAAAATCCCGAAATAGCGCTTGGAAACTCTGTCATACCAAAGAAAACCCTGCGATAACGCAATTTACTTCACAATCCGTTGCCCCTCAACTTCGGTGGTTTACGCTCAATCCTCACACGGGGAGAACACATCAATTACGAGTTGCGATGAAGAGTTTGGGTAGCCCTATTTTAGGCGACTCACTATATGGTGGCGAAAAGGCTGACCGCCTGTATTTACACGCCTATCAGCTAGAATTTGAGTATCAAAATACCCATTTTTGTATTCAAACACCGCCAACAAGCGGTCTGATTTGGCAAAAAATTTACCAAAATACGCTATAA
- the purN gene encoding phosphoribosylglycinamide formyltransferase — MKKIVVLISGNGSNLQAIIDAQTSGRISGKLCGVIANKSDAFGLQRAKKAKIPAFVFERKNFSSNLDMDLAIAEQIEALEADLIVLAGYMKILSNEFVERFSGKILNIHPSLLPKYAGLNTYQRAMEAGDSEHGMTIHFVNQILDGGAVILQAKVPIFPDDEVEDVVERVQEQEHRCYPLVIEWFCQNRLVEREGKAYLDSVCLPPEGYSSD; from the coding sequence ATGAAAAAAATAGTTGTTTTAATTTCTGGAAATGGCTCAAATTTGCAAGCTATTATTGATGCGCAGACAAGCGGTCGAATTTCCGGCAAACTTTGCGGTGTGATTGCCAATAAATCTGATGCTTTTGGTTTACAGCGTGCTAAAAAAGCCAAAATCCCGGCTTTTGTGTTTGAGCGTAAAAATTTTTCTTCAAATCTCGATATGGATTTAGCCATTGCCGAACAAATTGAGGCTCTAGAAGCTGATCTTATTGTGCTTGCCGGTTATATGAAAATTCTCTCGAATGAATTTGTTGAACGCTTTAGTGGGAAAATTCTTAATATTCATCCTTCACTTTTGCCCAAATATGCAGGTTTAAATACCTATCAAAGAGCAATGGAAGCCGGTGATAGTGAACACGGAATGACTATTCATTTTGTTAATCAGATACTTGATGGCGGTGCGGTGATTTTACAAGCGAAAGTACCGATTTTCCCAGACGATGAAGTGGAAGATGTGGTAGAGCGTGTTCAAGAGCAAGAACATCGTTGTTATCCTCTAGTTATTGAGTGGTTTTGTCAAAATCGTTTGGTAGAGCGGGAAGGAAAAGCCTATTTAGATAGCGTTTGCTTACCTCCGGAAGGATATAGTAGCGATTAA
- a CDS encoding response regulator, translated as MRILLIEDDKLIGEGIKLGLTKQNFAVDWFTDGKLGFDALFSAEYDAVILDLSLPRMDGLDILKQWRKENNHIPVLLLTARDTLDERILGFNAGADDYLCKPFALMEVVVRLQALIRRSHQQVSSEIVMGDLVIDSHTRRVTLNGEDISLTAKEFRLLELFAHYKDRVLPRSSIEEKLYSWDNEVSSNALEVYIHNLRKKLGKSWIKTVHGVGYKLGTSDA; from the coding sequence ATGCGAATTTTACTCATTGAAGATGATAAGTTAATTGGCGAAGGAATTAAGTTAGGGCTTACCAAGCAGAATTTTGCCGTGGATTGGTTTACAGACGGTAAATTAGGTTTTGATGCTCTTTTTTCTGCAGAATATGATGCGGTTATTTTAGATCTCTCTTTACCTCGAATGGACGGTTTAGACATCCTTAAGCAATGGCGTAAAGAGAATAATCATATCCCGGTTTTGCTCCTTACCGCTAGAGATACGTTAGATGAACGTATTTTAGGCTTTAATGCAGGCGCAGACGATTATCTCTGCAAACCTTTTGCTTTAATGGAAGTGGTTGTACGTTTACAAGCGTTAATTCGCCGTAGCCATCAACAAGTCTCTTCAGAAATCGTAATGGGTGATTTAGTGATAGATAGTCATACTCGCCGTGTAACCCTAAATGGAGAAGATATCTCACTCACTGCAAAGGAATTCCGCTTATTAGAACTTTTTGCCCATTATAAAGATCGTGTGCTTCCACGTTCTTCAATTGAAGAAAAACTATACAGTTGGGATAATGAGGTAAGCAGTAATGCCTTAGAAGTTTACATCCATAATTTGAGAAAAAAACTAGGTAAATCATGGATAAAAACCGTTCATGGTGTCGGCTATAAATTAGGAACGTCAGATGCTTAA
- a CDS encoding phosphatidylglycerophosphatase A: MIKPNLKKPIHFLAVGFGSGLLKPAPGTWGTFVGLLVAILFWEITHSPFFFLVLTLISFISGCYICQKTADDLQVHDDGRIVWDEIVAIFLMFAFLPEYNTLYYILTFIVFRLFDILKPYPIRYFDEKFESGLGIMLDDIIAAIFALISLHLIYVII; this comes from the coding sequence ATGATAAAACCCAACTTAAAAAAACCTATTCATTTTCTCGCTGTCGGATTTGGGTCCGGTTTACTCAAACCGGCACCAGGCACTTGGGGCACATTCGTCGGGCTTTTAGTTGCAATATTGTTTTGGGAAATAACGCATAGCCCATTTTTCTTCCTTGTACTGACATTGATTTCTTTTATCTCAGGTTGTTATATTTGCCAAAAAACGGCTGATGATCTGCAAGTACATGATGATGGCCGCATCGTTTGGGATGAAATTGTTGCGATTTTCCTTATGTTTGCTTTTTTACCTGAATATAATACCCTTTATTATATTTTAACATTTATTGTTTTTCGCTTATTTGATATTTTAAAACCCTACCCTATTCGTTATTTTGATGAAAAATTTGAAAGTGGGTTAGGTATTATGCTCGACGATATTATTGCAGCAATTTTTGCATTAATTTCATTACATCTTATTTACGTTATTATTTAA
- a CDS encoding ATP-binding protein, translating into MLNLFEKQSLRARLIIFLSLITLVVAVVTTIMGWKTLRKEINTLFDTQQIFFAERLASSKIAEGFHQVQESADFYFADVDDEALSFAIFTWRGEQIINDDRNGRFIKFAPKEGFDTVISEEYDEDEIETETWRIYWLKHNDVYIAVGQELEYRNDLINKVILSQMGSWLPAFPIMILGIFWIVRREFLSLKRLEQQVKARKPDETELIDETSLPKEVLPLVKGLNRYFKRTQTMLNRERRFTSDAAHELRSPLAGLRVQTELAQMTMNDPEIHAQALNNLTLGIDRISQLIEQLLVLSRLENIEHLDDLEAISWRSLLEQDVSELYTKAERKQTDIQVDIKSEPKQQGKPLLLHLILRNLLENAINYTPNGSLIKLTLSEEKLVIEDNGHGVSEADLLKLGQPFFRPTERPNKGQEEKGSGLGLSIIKRISELHGFTLVFSKSSLGGLKVEIGFNSILDI; encoded by the coding sequence ATGCTTAATTTGTTTGAAAAGCAAAGCTTAAGAGCCCGTTTAATTATCTTTCTTTCTCTCATCACGCTTGTTGTTGCTGTGGTTACAACGATCATGGGATGGAAAACCTTGCGTAAAGAGATCAACACGCTTTTCGATACGCAGCAAATCTTTTTTGCAGAACGTTTGGCTTCTTCTAAAATTGCCGAAGGATTTCATCAGGTACAAGAAAGTGCTGATTTTTATTTTGCAGATGTGGATGATGAAGCGCTCTCGTTTGCTATTTTTACTTGGCGTGGCGAGCAAATCATCAATGATGACAGAAATGGTCGTTTTATTAAATTTGCGCCGAAAGAGGGATTCGATACAGTTATTTCTGAAGAATATGATGAAGATGAAATTGAAACAGAAACTTGGCGTATTTATTGGTTAAAACATAATGATGTCTATATTGCCGTTGGGCAAGAACTTGAATACCGCAATGACTTAATCAATAAAGTCATTCTCTCTCAAATGGGAAGCTGGCTGCCTGCTTTCCCTATTATGATTTTAGGTATATTTTGGATTGTAAGACGAGAATTTCTTTCCCTGAAACGTTTAGAACAACAGGTTAAAGCACGTAAACCAGATGAGACCGAACTCATTGATGAAACCTCTCTTCCTAAAGAAGTTCTGCCTTTAGTAAAAGGATTGAACCGTTATTTTAAACGAACCCAAACCATGCTTAATCGAGAAAGACGTTTCACTTCTGATGCGGCTCATGAGTTACGTAGCCCATTAGCCGGATTACGTGTTCAAACAGAATTAGCACAAATGACAATGAACGATCCGGAAATACACGCTCAAGCGTTAAATAACTTAACTTTAGGGATAGATCGTATATCACAACTGATAGAACAGCTGTTGGTGCTATCACGTTTAGAAAATATTGAACATCTCGATGATCTTGAGGCCATTTCATGGCGCTCTCTATTAGAGCAAGATGTCAGTGAACTCTATACAAAAGCTGAGAGAAAACAAACTGATATTCAAGTTGATATAAAAAGTGAACCAAAACAACAAGGCAAACCTTTATTACTTCACTTAATTTTACGTAACTTGTTAGAGAATGCGATTAACTACACGCCAAATGGAAGTTTAATTAAATTAACTCTTTCAGAAGAAAAATTAGTGATAGAAGATAATGGTCATGGTGTTAGTGAAGCGGACTTACTAAAATTAGGGCAACCTTTTTTCCGCCCAACAGAGCGACCTAATAAGGGGCAAGAAGAAAAAGGAAGTGGCTTAGGGCTTTCTATTATTAAACGGATTAGCGAGCTTCATGGATTTACTTTAGTATTCAGTAAAAGCTCTCTAGGGGGATTAAAAGTTGAGATTGGATTTAATTCAATTTTAGACATCTAA
- the nusB gene encoding transcription antitermination factor NusB, with product MKLTPRRRARECAVQALYSWAISQNSVEEIELVFHTDTFAAEDPDTEGKIDKALFTRIFRGTVASIDEIDRSLQPFLDRNPENVDLIERSILRMAAFELHFEQDTPYKVIINEAIEVAKAFGSDDSHKYINGVLDKLAPSLGRK from the coding sequence ATGAAACTAACTCCTCGCCGCCGTGCTAGAGAATGTGCGGTACAAGCCTTATACTCTTGGGCTATTTCACAAAACAGCGTAGAAGAAATTGAACTGGTATTTCATACTGATACTTTTGCAGCAGAAGATCCTGATACAGAAGGTAAAATTGATAAAGCACTCTTTACGCGTATTTTTCGTGGCACCGTTGCAAGTATTGATGAAATTGATCGCTCATTACAACCGTTTTTAGATCGTAATCCGGAAAATGTGGATTTAATTGAACGTAGTATTTTACGTATGGCTGCTTTTGAGCTCCATTTTGAACAAGATACTCCTTACAAGGTCATTATCAACGAAGCCATCGAAGTGGCTAAAGCATTTGGTTCCGACGATAGCCACAAATATATCAATGGCGTCTTAGATAAACTAGCACCTTCTTTAGGTCGTAAATAA